In the Helicobacter cetorum MIT 99-5656 genome, TTTTGGTCAAAAATTTAATGTGCTCTTCATATGCATAGTGTTTATTGCCTTGCACGCTAGTGATAAGCCAATGATTTTCAAATAAGCACATACTAGAGCGACAAATAATATTTCTCTGTTCGTTTTTGATATGACAAATAGTTGTTTCTATAAAACCTTCTGTAAAGGTTCTGTTGTAAGCGATTTGAAAATAAAAACGATATACATCATCGTTGTTGCCTTTTGTCTCAAAAAAGCAAACTTCTCTAGCGCTTGTTAGTGATTTAGGCTGTTTATCTATTTTGATAAAAATGTTTTGCAAAAACAATAAATTTTTCAAAATCAAATCACGGCGTTCATCAATAGTGAGCCTTGAATCACAAAAATACTTTTGGGCTATCAAAAAGCGTGATGTATTATTGTAAGGCATATATTTTTGATTGATAAGTTGGTAGATGGTGTGCTTTTTGAGTTGTTTGAATGAGCGGTTTTTGGATAATATTTTTTTACAAATTAAGTAACAAAAAATCTTCTCAATATATATATATATATATATATCTGTTTATAAATAATTTTTCATAACAATATTGCAAGCTTTTGAGAATAAAAAACATTTTACGCTCCGATTAATGGGTGTTTTAAGGTTTAAGAATGAAAATATTTTATCAAAAAAGATAAAATATTTTATTAAAAATAAGACTAATAAACAGGTTTTGGGGTTTTATCTGTTATTGCAGGAAGCTCTGGGTAGGTGATTTTTGGTTTTTTGCCCTTTAAGGCACCAAAGAAAACTTCAATTTTTTTAGCTTCTTCATCACTAATTTGAATGCCTAACTGAATGGAACCCATCTCCTTAATCGCATCTTTGACATCCCAAAATTGTCCGTTATGGAAATAGGGCATGGTTTCTGTGATATTTCTTAGAGTCGGCACTTTAACAAGCCCATTTTTATCGCCTTTGAAATCGCCCACATTAGCGAATTTATAAGGTTTAACCACGCCAAAGGCTTGCATAGAACCACCTAAATTAATACCATTATGACAACCCACACAACCCTTTTCAATAAATACTTCTAAGCCCTCTTGTTCTGCTTTGCTTAAGGCTTTTGCATTGCCTCTTAAGAAATCATCATAGCGGCTTGGGGTTATTAAAGTCGCTTCAAACATGGCGATGCTATCAGCAATAAGCTTGAAATCAATTTTTACTTTGGAGCCATAAGCTTTTTTAAAGAGTTTCACATAGCCGGGCATAGAATTAATTTTTTCTACTACCACTTTGGGGTCAGCACCCATTTCAAAAGGGGCTTGAATAGGTCCTTGAGCTTGCTCGCCTAAGCGTGTAACTCTGCCATCCCAAAATTGCACATCATTAAAGACTGAGTTATACACGGTTGGAGAGTTTAAAAAGTGAGGATTACTCTTCCATTGAGTGCCTACAGCTTTAGGGGCTAAATCCACGCCACCAAGCCCTAGATTGTGGCAAGTGTTACAAGATACTAAGTAAGAAGTAGAAATTCTTGGGTCAAAATAAAGCATTTTGCCCAATTCAATTTGAGCTTCTGTCATTATTTCTGCGTTTTTAGTGCCAATACCCACATCTTTAGTTTTTTTGATTTGATATTCTCTAAGCGCTTTACCTATAGGCATAGGCTCTAAATGATTTTCTCTAGCCTTCTTAATCAATCCCAAATCACTGATTGCATGCACACAAGAAAGTGCCACGCAAAACGCTGTAACACCAAACAAAAGTGATTTTTTCACTATAAACTCCTTAAAATAACTTGAAATAAGAAAAACTTTCTTATTATGGGCATCATTATACAACAAGCCATAACTAAAACACCTTATAAAGGGTTTTTTAAAGAGCTATAAGTATAATGATTGAAGTATTAAATCCAAATAGGGGTTACAAGATGAAAGAAACTAAAGCGTTCACGCATTTACACTTACACACTGAATATTCGCTTTTAGATGGGGCTAATAAGATTAAAGTCTTAGCCAAACGCATTAAAGAGCTAGGCATGAAAAGTGTGAGTATGACCGACCATGGGAATATGTTTGGAGTGATTGATTTTTATACGAGCATGAAAAAAGAGGGCATTAAGCCTATTATAGGCATGGAAGCCTATATTCATAATGATGAAAATCTCTCTAGCAAAGAGAACAAACAGCGTTTCCATTTGTGCTTGTTCGCTAAAAATCAAGAGGGTTATGAAAACTTGATGTATTTAAGCTCTATGGCATATTTAGAGGGGTTTTATTATTTTCCACGCATTAATAAAAAGCTTTTAAGAGAGCATTCTAAGGGGATTATTGCTTCTAGTGCGTGTTTGCAAGGCGAAATCAACATTCATTTAAGAATTAATAATAATGAAGTAATTCGCAAGTATGGGGCTAAAGGCTATGATGAGGCTAAAAGAATTGCTTGTGAATACCAAGAGATTTTTGAAGAGGATTTTTATTTAGAGATTATGCGTCATGGTATATTAGACCAGCGCTTTATTGATGAACAAGTGATTAGAATGTCCTTAGAAACGGGGCTAAAAATCATTGCTACAAACGACACCCACTACACCATGCCAAATGACGCTAAGGCTCAAGAAATTGCGATGTGTGTGGCTATGGGTAAAATTTTAAACGATAAGGGGCGTTTAAAGCACTCTGTGCATGAGTTTTACATTAAATCGCCTGAAGAAATGGCGAAATTATTTGCTGATATTCCAGAAGCTCTAGCTAACACGCAAGAAATTGCTGAAAAATGCACCTTAGAAATTGATTTAAAAGATGATAAATTTAACCCCCCAACCCCCCCAAGCTTTAAATTCACCAAAACTTACGCTCAAAATGAGGGGTTAGATTTTGAAGATGATGCGAGCTATTTTGCTTACAAGGCTAGAGAGGGCTTAAAAGAGCGTCTAAAATTAGTGCCAGAAACGGAGCATAAAAAATATCAAGAGCGTTTGGAAAAAGAAATTGAAGTTATTACTAACATGAAGTTTCCGGGCTATATGCTAATTGTGTGGGACTTTATCCGCCATGCTAAAGAAGTGGGCATTCCTGTGGGACCGGGTAGGGGGAGTGCGGCAGGAAGTCTAGTCGCCTTTGCTTTAAAAATCACTAATATTGACCCCTTAAAATACGATTTGCTCTTTGAAAGGTTTCTCAACCCTGAAAGAATAAGCATGCCTGATATTGATACGGATTTTTGTCAGCGTAGGCGTAAAGAAATCATAGAATACATGATTGAAAAGTATGGCAAATACAATGTGGCTCAAGTAATCACTTTTAACAAGATGTTGGCTAAGGGCGTGATTAGAGATGTCGCAAGGGTTTTGGATATGCCCTATAAGGAGGCTGATGATTTTGCCAAACTCATTCCTAATCGCTTAGGCATTACGCTTAAAGGCTATGAAAAAAATGGCGAGTTTGTGGAAGGAGCGTGGGAATTAGAGCCTAAAATCAAAGAATTAGTAGAGAGTAATGACTTAGCCAGACAAGTATGGGAGTATTCGCTTAATTTAGAGAATTTAAATCGTAATGCTGGCGTGCATGCTGCAGCGTTAGTGGTAGATAGCGAGAAAGAGTTATGGCATAAAACCCCTTTATTTGCGTCTGAAAAAACCGGCGGTATTGTTACGCAATATTCTATGAAGTATTTAGAACCGGTGGATTTGATTAAGTTTGACTTCTTAGGGCTTAAAACCTTGACCGTGATAGATGACGCTCTTAAAATCATTAAAACTCAGCATAAAATTGATTTGGATTTCTTATCGCTAGATATGGACGACCCCAAAGTTTATAAAACCATTCAAAGTGGCGACACGGTGGGGATATTCCAAATTGAATCGGGCATGTTTCAGGGGCTTAACAAACGCTTAAGACCATCAAGTTTTGAAGATATTATTGCAATTATCGCACTTGGAAGACCCGGGCCTATGGAATCAGGCATGGTAGATGACTTTGTTAATAGAAAGCATGGCATTGAGCCAATTACTTATGCATTTAAGGATTTAGAGCCGATTTTAAAGCCCACTTATGGCACGATAGTCTATCAAGAACAAGTTATGCAAATCGTGCAAACGATTGGAGGGTTTAGCTTAGGTGAGGCGGATTTAATTAGAAGGGCTATGGGTAAAAAAGACGCTCAAATTATGGCGGACAATAAGGCGAAGTTTGTAGAAGGAGCTAAGAATTTAGGGCATGATAGTAAAAAGGCGGCTGATTTGTGGGATTTGATTGTTAAATTTGCCGGCTATGGGTTTAATAAATCACACTCCGCAGCCTATGCGATGATAACTTTCCAAACAGCGTATCTAAAGACTTACTACAAGCATGAATTTATGGCAGCCATGCTTACAAGCGAATCTAATAAGATTGAATCTGTGGCTAGATATATTGATGAGGTTAGGGCTTTAGAAATTGAAGTTATGCCCCCCCATGTTAACACTTCTATGCAAGATTTCAGCGTTACAGAATTTGAGAATGAAAAGGGCGCACTAGAAAAGAAAATCGTGTTTGGATTAGGAGCGATTAAAGGGGCTGGGGGTGAGCCGATTAAAAATATTATTGAAGAGAGAGCTAAGGGGGATTATAAGAGTTTAGAAGATTTTATTTCACGAGTGGATTTTTCTAAAATCACTAAAAAATCCTTAGAACCCTTAGTCAAATCAGGGAGCTTGGATAATCTAGGCTACACCCGAAAAACCATGCTCGCTAACTTAGATTTAATCTGTGATGCAGGGCGTGCTAAAGACAAAGCTAATGAGATGATGCAAGGAAGCAATTCGCTCTTTGGAGCTATGGAGAGCGAAGAAAAAGAACAAGTCGTTTTGAATATGACTGATTTAGGCGAACATGACGCTAAAACACTTTTAGAATATGAATATGAGATTTTAGGAATCCATGTTTCAGGAAATCCTTTAGATGAGTTTAAAGAAGAGATTAAGGGCTTTAAAAACTTAGTCAAAAGCATTGACATTGAAGAATTAGAAATTGGCTCGCAAGCTTATTTGCTCGGTAAGATTATGGAAGTTAAAAAGAAAATTGGCAAACGAAGCGGTAAGCCTTATGGCACAGCAGATATTTTAGACAGATATGGCAAGTTTGAGCTTATGCTTTTTGAAAAGCAATTAAACGCCCTAGAAGAGTTGGATATTAATAAACCCTTAGTGTTTAAATGCAAGATTGAAGAGCAAGAAGAAGTCGCACGACTAAGGCTTTTTGAAATCTTGGATTTAGAGAGTGCTAGAGAAGTTAAAATTCCAAAAGCTCGTTATAAAGACCCTAACAAGGAAAAAGAAGATGTGCGTGAAATACCGCCTGTTGAGATGTTAGCATCTAGTTCTTGTTCTTTGGCGATTGTGCTAGAAAATGATGTGAAAAAAGAGTTTTTAAAGCAAATCAAAGAAAGCGCTTTAAAGCATCAAGGCAAGCATCCTTTGTGCTTGATTGTAAAAGATAAGGGCAAGCAATTCAAGTTTCAAAGCGATTTGTTGGTAGATGAAAGCATTAAAGAAGAGTTTAAAGAATTAGAGTGGAGGGATTTAGCGTGAGAATTAATCAATTTTTAGCCCACTATACTAAGCATTCACGAAGAGAGGCTGAAAAACTTGTCTTAGAAGGGCGTGTCAAAATCAACCATGAGCATGCTAAACTTACTAGCATTGTGAAAGAAAATGACAAGGTATTTTTAGACAAACGCCTAATCAAGCCTTTAAAAAATAAAAAATTTAGCGTGCTAGTTTATCACAAGCCAAAGGGCGAGTTAGTGAGTAAAGCTGACCCCTTAAATAGGCGTGTGATTTATGAAAGCTTGGAGAAAAAATACGCTCATTTTGTGCCTATTGGGCGTTTGGATTTTGCGAGTGAGGGGGTGCTACTCTTAAGCGATAGTAAGGCGGTGGTAAGTGCTTTAATGCATACGAATTTAGAAAGAGAGTATTTAATCAAAATTCAAGGTGCGATTACAAAAGATATGCAACTTGCTATGCAAGAGGGCTTGAAATTAGAGAATGCTACTAAGGGCGCACATAATAAAACTGCGATTAAAAGCATGGAATTTGCCCCCTTTATTCATTATGAAATCATCAAAAACCATGCCAAATATTCTAAGCTTAGGGTGGTTATTAGTGAGGGGAAAAACAGAGAATTGAGGCGTTTTTTTGCACATTTTAATGCTGAAGTGTTGGATTTAAGGCGTGTGCGTTATGGTTTTGTGAATTTGAATGCTTTACCGGTAGGGAAAATGCGTTTTTTGAACCGCCAAGAATATAATGAGTTGCATGCGTTTATGCAAGAGGGATAAAAACATAAGAATGACCGAATAGATTTGGAAGCTATACAAACAAGTAAAAAGGGTTCTATCCATAAAGTATTGGTGACAAAATTCTCATAAGAATAGGGATTAAGAATGAAAAACTATTCTTTAAACCAACATTTACAAATAGAACCTAAAAGAATTTAGTGCTGGCTTATTGACACAAAAAGGAAGAATAAATTTTATATTCTAGTGTCTTAATCGCTTAATGCAAGATAGCACACAAGGCGATTTAAAAGTTTTTGATAGTCATAACTTTTTTAACAAGTTAAATGAATTTAAAGGCGGCGTTTTTAACACCCCAAAGGCTAAGGAATATATAGACATAGCTAACGGCTTTCATAAGCTTTTTAAAAATGATTCACAAATAGCTAACAACCTAAAAGCCGCTACTACTAAAAACATTAACCAAGGACTAGCCACCACCCTAAGCGGGGCGGCGAAGTTTTTATGGACTAAGTTTGCTTTAGGGACACTCTATAGAAATGCCCCCGATAGATTTCTAGGGCTAAAGCTACCCAAAGCCCTAAACGAAAGCACCGCAGGAGCCGCTTTAAAATACCACATTAAGCGAGCTTTAGAGAGAAGCTCAAGCGTTGATGAGTTTAGTAAAAACCTTGAATTAAGCGCTAAAAATTCTAAATTTTCAAATGATACCCTTAAGATTATAGATGAATTACAAGGCGGTTTAAATCAAGCTAAACAAGATTTTAAACAAGCCAGCGAGCCAGCCACCCAAGATGCCCCCCTAAATACACAAGAGCCATTAAGACAAGCCACAAATGATGCCCATCTAAATCAAGCCACCCAAGAAGCCCCCCTAAAACAAGCCACAAACGATGCCCCCATAAATCAAGCCACCCAAGAAGCCCACCTAAATACACAAGAGCCAGCGAGAGAAGTTACAGAAAAAGCCACAAAAGAGCCAAGCAAAGAAGCCCTAACCAAGCACGAAAAAGCCTTGAAAGAATTAGAGAATATAGACACAACAAAACTCACCAAAGAGCAACAAGAAGTCTTAAAAGTGTTTAAGGGGGAGCTACCAGAAACTACGATTAAGGGTAGGGATTTGCATGGCCTTTACACTTTAGAGCAAGGCGGTAAAAAACACGGAGCTATCAAAATATTAAAACGACACTATGGAGAAAATAAGACTGGAGCTGTAACAAGCGATGAGCTACTTAACATGGGAGAAGTGATTAAGAATGGAAGCGTGCTATTAGATAGTTTTGAAAAACTAAAAGATGGATTTAGATACGCTTATGAGTGGGACAATAACGGCGTTAAGCTTAGATTAGTGGTTGATGATTTAGAAAGTAATAACAAGATTTTTAATTTTTATAGTGATAGAAACACAAGCAACGCCGGGCCAATCCGGAAACCGATGCTTGCTAATGAAAATAATACAACAAAATTATTAAACAAACAAGAAATACAAGTTTTAAATACCGATGATTATTTAAAAAAAATCATTCAAAGCGATGAAAAGTTAATAGCAAATTACCAACACAATAACCAAGCCGTTATAGATTATTATAATAACGGAGCTTATAAAGAGAAACCTTTTCACAATAAAGATGAATACAATCCAAACTCTACAGAAAGAGAATATTTTAAATTAAGGCAAGAATTAAGAGACATTATAAGAGCAACAGAGCATGACAAAAAAGTAGCTAGTGTTTTTGTTAAAACAGAAGAATATAAAAAGCTTTTAAAGGAGCGTATGAAAGAAAAACAAGAAAAAATAAACGCTAAAGCTAAAGAGCTACAAGAATTTTTAAAAGAAAATCCTACTTTTATAAAGAAAAGCGATTTTTATGAAAATAAAATCAATAACGATTATATAGAAAAACAACAACAAGAATACACGCACAATAGGCATAGGATAAACGGCAATATACCCTACAACGAACAAGAGAAAAAACTAAATTTTATTGATGATTTTTTGAAAGTGGATTTTTCAGAATTAAGCGATAAAGAAAAAGAAAATGCAGTGGGCGCTTTTACTTTAAAAAAAATCGTTAATAAAAAATATGAAAAACCTAACGGCACAATAATTACATATAAAGATTATGGAAACGAAAAACATTATTATTTAAGCGAAGATGGAAAAATTTATTCAACTGAAACCGATTACCCTATTTTTACAGATGACCTAATAAAAGAAGTTAATAAAAATAGGTTAATCGCAGAAATAAGACAAAAAGATATAGCTTTAAGCGATATAAGCATAGAAAACTACCTTAAACAAGTAGAAAAACAAATCGCACAAAAAGCCAAAGAGCCAGCGAGAGAAATCACAGAGCAAGCCACAAGAGAGCCAGCCACAAGAGAGTGGGGGACAAATTACAGCGAGTTTAAAGGGAATGGAATAGGAGCAATTGAGAAGCTACTAGAAACTAAAGAAGGCTATATAGCGGGGGCATTTCATAAGGAAGGTTTAGGGGATATTGATTTAGTATGGGGCAAGAGTGGTAAAAGCGGTTACGGACTAGCACATATTTTAGAGCGTAGAATAGACAAAAAAATCGCTCAAGGAATGAGTGAAACAGAAGCTAAAAACTACGCTTTAAGCATTATTAAGAATATACCTGAAATTTTAGAGAAAGGCGTTAAGGACACAGACAAGTGGGGGCGTGTGTTTGTAGAATATGATAATAAGAGAGTGGGATTAAACAATGAATGGAATAATCAAAAATTAGAAAATCATTGGGTAGTCAGTAGCTATGAATTGTATAACGAGAAGCAAGCGTTACCTTCTACTCCGCAAGCAATTACAAAAGAAAAGCCATTTAATTCTTTAAACTCTAACGGAGCTAATCCTACCCAAAAAGAACTAATAAAACAAGAAAAAGCCCTAACACCCCTACAATTAGCAGAGCAAGAAAAACTACAAAAGCAAGCCCTAGAAAAAGAAAAAGCCTTACAAGATTATGAGAGCTACAAAGAAGATGCCCTTAAAAGAGAAGAAGCCCTAAAACAAAAACTAGCATTTGAGAGGGGTAATGCCGGCAATTTAGAGAGCGAGACTAAAATTGAAGTGGGGCAAGATATACCCTTAAAAAAACTAGATTTAGCTAAGAGCAGAGTTAGGTTAAATGACGGCGAGATTTTTGACCTAGATTATGCGATAGTTAAGGCTAAAGACTTAAAACCCAGTTTTACCACAGGCGGAACGCAAAAACGCACGCATATGAATGAAGAACAGATTAAAAACATTGCAGAGAACTTTGACCCACAAAAGATTTTTGGGAGCGGGGGCTTTGAAGATTTGCCGATTATTTTACAAGACGGGCAAGTGATAAGCGGTAATCATAGAATACAAGGCATGCTAAATTTTACGAATAAGAGCCGAGCCGCCTACGATAAAGCGATACAAGACTATTATAATATCACACTAAAGCCAGATGAACTCCTAATTAGAGTGCCACACAAAAACCTTAATAATACAGAGGTTAACAACTTAGCAGCAGGAAGCAATGCGGGGCGATTTAATAGTGAGAGCGACAAGGCGTTGAGCGTTTTAAGCCACTATACACCTAAATTAAAAGAGCTTGATAAAAAGCTAAACGCAGACACCATCCACTCCTTAAAGCGTTT is a window encoding:
- a CDS encoding DUF535 family protein — protein: MPYNNTSRFLIAQKYFCDSRLTIDERRDLILKNLLFLQNIFIKIDKQPKSLTSAREVCFFETKGNNDDVYRFYFQIAYNRTFTEGFIETTICHIKNEQRNIICRSSMCLFENHWLITSVQGNKHYAYEEHIKFLTKNCYMQPHFLLIELQKIFTRLFKCDKTLGILNEFQASNEQHRQENDTRYIKDYDAFFKECKAEYITIGKKTYFNLLHTHKDLNDYPSKKRSFYRKRFNLLEMIENSVKNIFVV
- a CDS encoding cytochrome-c peroxidase: MKKSLLFGVTAFCVALSCVHAISDLGLIKKARENHLEPMPIGKALREYQIKKTKDVGIGTKNAEIMTEAQIELGKMLYFDPRISTSYLVSCNTCHNLGLGGVDLAPKAVGTQWKSNPHFLNSPTVYNSVFNDVQFWDGRVTRLGEQAQGPIQAPFEMGADPKVVVEKINSMPGYVKLFKKAYGSKVKIDFKLIADSIAMFEATLITPSRYDDFLRGNAKALSKAEQEGLEVFIEKGCVGCHNGINLGGSMQAFGVVKPYKFANVGDFKGDKNGLVKVPTLRNITETMPYFHNGQFWDVKDAIKEMGSIQLGIQISDEEAKKIEVFFGALKGKKPKITYPELPAITDKTPKPVY
- the dnaE gene encoding DNA polymerase III subunit alpha, whose product is MKETKAFTHLHLHTEYSLLDGANKIKVLAKRIKELGMKSVSMTDHGNMFGVIDFYTSMKKEGIKPIIGMEAYIHNDENLSSKENKQRFHLCLFAKNQEGYENLMYLSSMAYLEGFYYFPRINKKLLREHSKGIIASSACLQGEINIHLRINNNEVIRKYGAKGYDEAKRIACEYQEIFEEDFYLEIMRHGILDQRFIDEQVIRMSLETGLKIIATNDTHYTMPNDAKAQEIAMCVAMGKILNDKGRLKHSVHEFYIKSPEEMAKLFADIPEALANTQEIAEKCTLEIDLKDDKFNPPTPPSFKFTKTYAQNEGLDFEDDASYFAYKAREGLKERLKLVPETEHKKYQERLEKEIEVITNMKFPGYMLIVWDFIRHAKEVGIPVGPGRGSAAGSLVAFALKITNIDPLKYDLLFERFLNPERISMPDIDTDFCQRRRKEIIEYMIEKYGKYNVAQVITFNKMLAKGVIRDVARVLDMPYKEADDFAKLIPNRLGITLKGYEKNGEFVEGAWELEPKIKELVESNDLARQVWEYSLNLENLNRNAGVHAAALVVDSEKELWHKTPLFASEKTGGIVTQYSMKYLEPVDLIKFDFLGLKTLTVIDDALKIIKTQHKIDLDFLSLDMDDPKVYKTIQSGDTVGIFQIESGMFQGLNKRLRPSSFEDIIAIIALGRPGPMESGMVDDFVNRKHGIEPITYAFKDLEPILKPTYGTIVYQEQVMQIVQTIGGFSLGEADLIRRAMGKKDAQIMADNKAKFVEGAKNLGHDSKKAADLWDLIVKFAGYGFNKSHSAAYAMITFQTAYLKTYYKHEFMAAMLTSESNKIESVARYIDEVRALEIEVMPPHVNTSMQDFSVTEFENEKGALEKKIVFGLGAIKGAGGEPIKNIIEERAKGDYKSLEDFISRVDFSKITKKSLEPLVKSGSLDNLGYTRKTMLANLDLICDAGRAKDKANEMMQGSNSLFGAMESEEKEQVVLNMTDLGEHDAKTLLEYEYEILGIHVSGNPLDEFKEEIKGFKNLVKSIDIEELEIGSQAYLLGKIMEVKKKIGKRSGKPYGTADILDRYGKFELMLFEKQLNALEELDINKPLVFKCKIEEQEEVARLRLFEILDLESAREVKIPKARYKDPNKEKEDVREIPPVEMLASSSCSLAIVLENDVKKEFLKQIKESALKHQGKHPLCLIVKDKGKQFKFQSDLLVDESIKEEFKELEWRDLA
- a CDS encoding pseudouridine synthase — encoded protein: MEGFSVRINQFLAHYTKHSRREAEKLVLEGRVKINHEHAKLTSIVKENDKVFLDKRLIKPLKNKKFSVLVYHKPKGELVSKADPLNRRVIYESLEKKYAHFVPIGRLDFASEGVLLLSDSKAVVSALMHTNLEREYLIKIQGAITKDMQLAMQEGLKLENATKGAHNKTAIKSMEFAPFIHYEIIKNHAKYSKLRVVISEGKNRELRRFFAHFNAEVLDLRRVRYGFVNLNALPVGKMRFLNRQEYNELHAFMQEG
- a CDS encoding DUF3519 domain-containing protein; protein product: MFKGELPETTIKGRDLHGLYTLEQGGKKHGAIKILKRHYGENKTGAVTSDELLNMGEVIKNGSVLLDSFEKLKDGFRYAYEWDNNGVKLRLVVDDLESNNKIFNFYSDRNTSNAGPIRKPMLANENNTTKLLNKQEIQVLNTDDYLKKIIQSDEKLIANYQHNNQAVIDYYNNGAYKEKPFHNKDEYNPNSTEREYFKLRQELRDIIRATEHDKKVASVFVKTEEYKKLLKERMKEKQEKINAKAKELQEFLKENPTFIKKSDFYENKINNDYIEKQQQEYTHNRHRINGNIPYNEQEKKLNFIDDFLKVDFSELSDKEKENAVGAFTLKKIVNKKYEKPNGTIITYKDYGNEKHYYLSEDGKIYSTETDYPIFTDDLIKEVNKNRLIAEIRQKDIALSDISIENYLKQVEKQIAQKAKEPAREITEQATREPATREWGTNYSEFKGNGIGAIEKLLETKEGYIAGAFHKEGLGDIDLVWGKSGKSGYGLAHILERRIDKKIAQGMSETEAKNYALSIIKNIPEILEKGVKDTDKWGRVFVEYDNKRVGLNNEWNNQKLENHWVVSSYELYNEKQALPSTPQAITKEKPFNSLNSNGANPTQKELIKQEKALTPLQLAEQEKLQKQALEKEKALQDYESYKEDALKREEALKQKLAFERGNAGNLESETKIEVGQDIPLKKLDLAKSRVRLNDGEIFDLDYAIVKAKDLKPSFTTGGTQKRTHMNEEQIKNIAENFDPQKIFGSGGFEDLPIILQDGQVISGNHRIQGMLNFTNKSRAAYDKAIQDYYNITLKPDELLIRVPHKNLNNTEVNNLAAGSNAGRFNSESDKALSVLSHYTPKLKELDKKLNADTIHSLKRLVARDLNFDKATSPNVSDSNLALLMYNMPRSETQGIELLNKWHKEFKDDPKSYEKVKKMFIDNAGSFHNLIHDLNFPKLSLNAYLSDTLDRAFKSIKDYESTTESLKALADKHSASSLGFTEYEKSQHKSDISEILGAALARFARLDDPSNALFEALRSDNIKKGLREHNIADDTKDLLGSDRKVFNDIDIYDFTHYLLKHDRKPNENNQALSQLTRNIKGLQKDYYKSLEKESKALKSYNSSLEIQNKDNIMKKLSFDEIKQLIDTTPRTGSGMLILGGDNLKPEVIEYIQKKHKRVAVEKLEPEVIEYLGLPHKDARAVIDYQAINHILKDHPNLDYKDLANYRELAKNAQETLKSKDNKNRPVIVSFNQVNGFFVVVEQISNAKNELMLKTMYKTKGNYKQSLVYRKALAKSQSSD